GCGCTGACCGATGTAGCCATCGAGAAGATCAAGGCGATGATTCTCGACGGCCGCCTCAAACCCGGCGACAAGCTGCCGCGCGAGGCGGATCTCGCCGAGCAGCTCGGGATCTCCCGGAGCCCGCTCCGCGAGGCGGTCAGCGTGCTCTCGATGCTGCGCATCCTGGACGTACGGCGCGGCGACGGCACGTACGTCACCAGTCTCACGCCCGACCTGTTGCTGGAGACGATGAGCTTCATCATCGACTTCCACCAGGACTCCAGCATCCTCGACCTGTTCGAGGTACGCCGCGCGCTCGAACCGATGGCGGCCGAGAAGGCCGCGCTGGTGATGAGCGACGCGGACACCGCGGACCTGCTCGCGCTGACCGATGCCGTCGATGCCGGCAGCCCGGTCGGCGACGTGGTCGCGAACGACCTCGAGTTCCACCACCGCATCGCGACCGCGGCCGGCAACCCGGTGCTCTGCTCGTTCGTGGACAGCGTCGCCGGCCGCACCCAACAGGCCCGGATCTGGCGCGGCATCATCCAGGCCGACGCGTTCGAACAAACCCAGCGCGAACACCGCGCGATAGCCCAAGCCATCGCCGACCACCAACCCAGCATCGCCGCCGCCCTCTCCCTGACCCACGTAGCCGCCATCGAAAACTGGATCCGCCACAACCTGAGGCCTTGAGCCGTACACCCTGTGTATCGGCGGTGGAGCTACTTCGGCGCCGGTTGGGCCGGGCGCTTGAGGTCGGCGGGAATGTCGGGGGCTGCGGGTAGGGTCTGGGGGTGGATGTTGGGGAGCGGATTCAGGAGCTTGCGGGGC
The genomic region above belongs to Kribbella solani and contains:
- a CDS encoding FadR/GntR family transcriptional regulator; translation: MALTDVAIEKIKAMILDGRLKPGDKLPREADLAEQLGISRSPLREAVSVLSMLRILDVRRGDGTYVTSLTPDLLLETMSFIIDFHQDSSILDLFEVRRALEPMAAEKAALVMSDADTADLLALTDAVDAGSPVGDVVANDLEFHHRIATAAGNPVLCSFVDSVAGRTQQARIWRGIIQADAFEQTQREHRAIAQAIADHQPSIAAALSLTHVAAIENWIRHNLRP